The genomic DNA TTAGGATACTTGTTATATGTGAACTGCCCCATATCGGTTCTGTGCAGAGCAGAACAAAACctgtgaaataataaaataacagtaGCTTGAAGTCATAAACACATGTATTGTACTTTAATGCTTCGTATGGTGTCTTTAATTCCACAGTCTGCAGTAAAAATCTTACTGATTGTGTCGCTCAGCAGATTCTCACGTTAATTTTGGCTCTTTCTGGTAAATAAAGATGATAATTATCAAGGGGAAGATTAATTGGAAGCCTCATAAATATGGCAAAAGCTCcctcaaacacaaaaaaatagtgAACAACAGgatacaaaaactaaaacaaaatgtcacaCAATTCAAAACTGGGGGTAAAACTAAAGCCTGcttgttaaataaaaacatacagaattTATGATTAAATTCTGGATGACTGggaacacaacaaaaaaaagggacaaaatcaTAATACGGTATGAGGAAGAATAATAAAGGCAAGTGCTTCAAACACTCCTACTCAgcctcttttttaaaatgtttctttttttttaaacggcaGAGAAATATAAAGTGCAGGACACATTCAGATGCAGAGTTACTTTCTGCAAACAAACATACAGCAAGTCTCTTTGTTGAGCGTTCAGCCCttttcccccctcccctccttctCAGATCTACATCCAAGAATATTGAACGTTTACAAACACACCACTGACAGTTTGTACAGAGCACTTGTATAAGGAAACTGGCGGTAGTAGTTCGGTTTCAGATGCTGTACTGTAGATGGCAAGCTGGTTAGGAAAATGTAAGCTTGTGTTACTCTGGCTCGTCACTGAACCAGAaagaataaaacacatgcaGGCCTTGTAAACCCTTTCACTTCCATCACCTGTGTGCCGGATGAAATTTGAGGCTTTGATTATGTGATTGCCTCTCAAGATAAACTCACAGAAGGAAAAGCACTGGGATGAATAATAAACTGAACAGACAACCCCCTTTTATCTTACATTAGCATGCTTCTTGCACACAGATCACCAATAAGATTGTCTCAAAATCAAAACTCATTAAATCGGGCCGACCTTGTCCCGTTAAAATGCTTAAATGCATCAAGATATGAGTGATTAATCATGTAATAAATGCTGAGTTATAGTCTCACAACAGCATGCACTATTGTCTTCAGCTCATTGTGTGTATTTGCCTAATGTTAAGctgcttaaataaataagcagCCAACTCCCAGTCTGAAAGGCTGAATTATTTCTGTTACAGAGGACAATACGGTGCAAGCAAATGCAGCCAACTCTGGCCATCATCTTCTGTTGTTGTAGGTGGACTAAAAGCTAAATATACTGATTTTCCAGTGATTTTGAATGCTTTATATGAACTGGGATTCATGTTTGTCTGCAGTTAAGACACTAGAATCAAGTCTGAATGTCAAAGATGCATGTAAATGGCAGATTTAAAGGAGGAAGTCTAATTACTTGTGCATTTCAATCTTCTCCAGACAACTCAAGGAATACTTTTTTCCCTTAACCCTTCAACATTAAAACCACTATTGTACATGCTCTGACCTTCATGAGCCATCCAGCGAAGTGTCAAGGATTACaaataatttttattaattttagaaCTCTTGTAAGCAACAAGAGAGGCAGATCTCGGCAGCCTTTCTGGCACAATGATCTTTTTTGTGACATACAAATCAAAACCTCTGCACCAAAAGCTACCTTCATGAAGCATCCCTGTACCAGCTAACTGAGTggccacccacacacacacattctgcatTATTTATCCTCTCTGATAATGAGCCTGGGAGACAAGTGGGCTGTGTTCAACTTCATACAAGTACATCAGCTGTGTCTGAAAGCTGTAAGAGCCGAGGCCAGCAGGGTGAACATGATCTCTTTCAAACAAACCTGTTTACGCTGATTATTTTCATACTAACCTAACGAGttaaatgctgcagaaaaacacaaatctgGCTTACCACAAATGGATGAAGACATTTCCTATCAAACGCAAACAAACTGCTCTCTGCTCATTTGCATGAGCTTTcagtaataaatgaatgaaaaaataaaagctgtgaGGCAACACGTCTTTatcaaatgactgaaaatgtgGAATTCACAACACTGCCTTCGCCTTCAAGTAAACTGTATCATTTGCAAATGTTTTCCTGTTGATCAAAATCAAAGCTGCTGAACGTCTACATTCTTCCTATTTTACAGTAGTTCCTGTATCCTGGCACATGATCAGGTACTTTAAAATTTTACTTTCAGACACTTTGCCTTAATACCGTATAGCAGATTATCCACTCTAGCAGGCTGTTTCTATGAAATGTTAACCACTAACCAGGGCTGTACCaaatatctgttgtttttttaaacatttgcagcttcCATTGAGAtttccaaatgaagcttcaaatGTCTGTTGTCTTATATTATGTCAAAGTGCTGAGCATCATAAGGACACAGACCATTacaaatgatttaaaatgtccatattaaatatatttttctatcataTCTTTCACAATATTGCAAAACCAGCACACATGCTATCTTGTCACACACGGCGTTAGGGATACAAAATGATCTATATTCGGAAAGAAGATTTTTGCCATTTCGGCCAGCTCTTAAATCgtcatgctaaaaaaaaaagggaaaaaaagaacatttgaaaaattttaaaaaacttaaacAAAATCCACAATTTGAATAAAGTGTGATGAAAAgctatataaatgtaatttattgtgCTGTTAAATTGTTGCTAGACTGCCCCCTTATGTACAGGTGCATGCCTGGAAGTGGCAGAGCAAACCACAgtgaaacagttaaaaaaaaaagacaaatacgaATTGAAGCCGATAATTTCAAtgtattaaatacatattttttaaatattttttttaaaactttgcaATGGTCTAGTtattagaaaaacagaaaaaatctgaGCAGCATTCAAATGTTGATCCAAAATTTTAATGTCAACATTATGAGAGAAGATTCAAACTAATAAAAGTTTTGTTCATTATTCAATCAACTATTTGGTACAGCCCTACCATTAACCAACACTTATACCACACAGGATACAATGCAGCCCATCTGTCAGTCATGATTCATTAGCAGCTATAACAATACTCGTGAGATGTGCACTGACCTGACTCCTACTTCAAGCTAATTTCCAACAGACTTTATTAGTGTAATAGTCTTTGTGTTGTCTGGATTTAATTTGAGTTGACTCTGTTTCTTTTGCTTCCATGTAAGGATGTTCCTCTTTttcaggagaaataaaaaaaaggaaacagccTGGATTGATATCAGAATGCCATCTGTAAAACCAGGGTTATGGCACAGCACATGCTTTTAGCTCACAAGAAACACTGCAGGAACCAGCTCGCCAGATGCCAACCACAGTGGCATAATACCGACAGCAATGAAAAATGTTTGACTCAGCAAAACATTATCTCCTGCAGCGTTAAAGAAGGACCATGTCTCCTTTTATTCCTGCTCTGCACTGCGGTTATTCAGCCTGCTCTGCTGTGTTAAAGAAGGCCTTAAAACTGAGCTTGTTCCTAAATGTGGAGGCgaagagatggaggagaagaaggggaCGGTCCTACAATCCCTAGGAGGTCTCCATCATGCGTATATCGTCCGTTTCTGTAGCTTCGTTCTTTGTCCACCTCCCTGTGCTTGTCCACAGTCCAGCCTCTAAGCAACGCTTTACAGGATACTCTGCCACCTAGTGGAAGGAGAGGAAGACAGGAGGGGCCCAAGGAGGatcaaaaaacatttacaggtGATGCTTGTCGTGCACAAATCAAAATCAGAAATAGGGTGAGATGGAGCTGGAGAGACACTGTGTGGGATTAACCTTCTGCTGCCTAGTTAGAGGATTATAACGGTTATGTAACTGCACTCTGCCTCTTTAACATTTAATGCCCTAATCTGAGCTGAAACTAGACTTCTGATAGTgactttatacattttttctctGCAGTGATGTTCACCATGAACTAAAATGATTCAAACTTGTGCTTTTCATTATCAAGAGAAGCTTCTCATGTCCCTTCAGTTCAAACTGAGGCAAAGAGAGATGCTACGAGGAAAACAGCACGAATCCCAAAGCAGGACCAGGGAAGCTGAGCCTCGCTTTCAACAGGCTCGATCACATTCCTGGGTAACCATCTTTCCTCTGTGGGAGAAGgggaggatgtttttttttcttttctctgagtAGATGTTTGGCAGCTAGTCAAGCTGTGGGGCCAACAGAGGGGACGAGGCCTCATTCACTCTCTCCGACAAAAGGCTTTCAAACTACAAAGTATCAGGTTCAAGTCTGTGGAGGAGAACTTTCACACTCTAATGAAATAAGTAATCTAATGTCTGTTGTTAGACAATTTCAGAGAGTTCAGGGAGTATTTGTCACATTGTGAtacatctgttttttgttaCTCGACAGAGCAGAGTTCCACTAATGTATCTAGGAAGTATGATCATGCAAAATAATGAGCTCTGATGTCTGTGTGGATTCTCTGTGATACCTGAGCTGCTGACATGATGATTgggagaaagagacaaaaactgaTGGCAGAAATTTTCTAATGTTTGGACTTCGAAAAGTATATGCAAACATgaatataaagtcatggaaaaaaaattataccattgttttctttaaattcttgttcattttaatgcccgctacaaataaaggtacattagttcttaaattaaactcttatgagctatttttgttgttatcattatatttgtccaaacaaatgtacctttatttgtaccgggcattaaaatgaacaagaaattaaagaaaacaatggtctaatattttttacatgacatattttttcaatatgtatatattgAAAAGCAGATTCATCAATTTAGCCACATTTGAGATGTCTGAGAAATTAAATTTATTGTTTATTCCCTTTTGCACTACTCCTAGGTTATCAAGTTCCAGCTTGAGATTTCACAGCACTAGCAAGCACATTTGACCGAGTCACTAAAAGTGAGGATGTTCTGTCTAGTTTCTATTATAATGCAGAAGTTGGCATTTCAAATTGAGGCAGACAGCAAAAAGGCTGTCTGGTGCCACTTTCAACATCAGCATACAACTAAAGAGGAGCACTACAACATACAACAGCTCAATGATGCCACCCAACAGCGGTGTTGGGtaactgcagcagcatgtgaaaaaaagaagaagaagaacttaCTGGAGATAAAGAGTCTAGGGCTTCTTTGGGGTCAAGTCTGCAGTTTGTGCCGGTTTTCTGTTGTTCGACGTTGTTGGGTATATCACCTCTTGACTTGACAGCGCAGTCCTTCACCCTGTGTTTAAAGGCCTCAAGCTCCGTACGGAAGACTTCTAAGTAGACTTCTTGTCCTTCCTACAACCAACGCAACAACATCAGGAAAACAGGCTGCATCAAAGAAATATCTTTCTAAAAAGgaatttagtttttaaatttctttcagGCATAGAGCCTTACCCTACACATCCCTACATTCAACAGAATGACAACCACAGATAGGAACACATGGATTTGTAGTACATTCtcatacacaaagacacagacacacagtattAGTCAAATAATAAGCTGTGTCTTACTTTGGCTTTGTGGAAGAATTGTCTGAAGCAGCCTCGAGGATCCTGCTGAGAGTTCGAGGCCATCTCCAGGATGAACTGCATGACTACAGCTTGGTGCGCCACCTGCTCCATCAGTGCTTCTTTCTGCAGGACAATACCAAATTTTAGACCCGCGGGAGCGCTGGCACTCATGGCCAACTTTATGTCCTTTAGAGTATGTCTTGATATCTTCTCGGGCTTAATAACACTCCAAAGTTTTCAAAGGATCCCTTTAGTTTTggcctcaagatatctgaataaaaatgggttccAAGGGTACAGATGATCAAACTACAGAtgtagagcattcagaggacatAAGGCTTTTAGGTATACTGGCATAAGGGGATTTTCCGCAGTTtgcagaacagaagtgctcaccATCCAAGAgcgaaaaaaaatgatttcagaAATCTCCAATTGTCTACCAAATCACAGTATTCATTTTCTGTGGTGTTTCTCAAGGTCTAAAGtgactcagttggtagagcgggatGCCCATCAATCGGaggtgtgtgaattaattcccgATGGTGGCgatgggaccgtttagggtagcctctgccaccagtatgaatgtgtgtgtgaatgggtgaatgagcgctgcctgtagtgtaaagcgctttgtgtggtcacaaagcgactagaaaagaactatataagtgcaggtccatttaccataagTACCTTAATGTGGTATTTGGAGGAATTTTTGCccctttgaacatttttttcatcaatTCTCTGGTGGTCGAAACAATAATTGCTGCAACTACTAATGAGACATAACTGCTCATACGAATGGCCATCATGTACATACTTGGTGCCTAAACAACACAATGCTTCTTACTAATTTAAGaatagaacaacttgacacattGTGTGTCAgattcccagctttcagatgatgcacACCACTTCAATGTACCAACTCCTGTTGACCTGCTACCTCCCCCTCAACACCTCCTGCACTATGGTTAATTCTGTACTTTCCAACACCTTCATATTGTGTGACGACAATCACAAGTCACATATGGGACTAAAAAAGCACATGAGGCCATTTCTTTATTTGGGAGTGTAACACTCAGCACCAAGTGCAAAGGGGACAGCTTAACATATCTGAATAACACATTTCAAAAAGTACCCAAAATTGCATACTGAAGGAAGCTATTTAATGATGCTAATTGTATATTGTTGCTTCTGTTTCATGGTCCTGGTtttgtgcatgctggctcactggGACACTTACAGTAAACAGATCAATTTTCAATAGTGTACGTGCTCAGACACACGTTCCATATTACAGCTTTTCAGGTTTGACTGCTTTCCAtagttgttattttgttttttgacagaAACCAAGCTCTCTGCCTTGGGGGCCTAAACTATATCAGGCTGTGATTTCACAGACTATAGGTTTTTATTGTTGAGGTATTgttgataataaaaaagatcaaataacACCAGGCTGATCCTTTCAGTACATTACCCCTTCTTGCTGTAGTCTCATGCACCACAGAATCAAATAGTTGGCCGTTTCCTCACAGATGAGCTGAGGCATGTCTGCAAGGAACCGCTGACTGTCGTCCCATCTCCGCAACATACCTGACAAATGGATAAGGACATTGATTTATGTTTTCTAAAGATAAAAAAAGGCCAGAAGGGTGATTTTACATGTTAAACAATCATCAAAGaaaactgttaataaaacagatGTGAACGTTTCTGACAAGAGTATACGTTTTAAGAGTattaattttgtttaatttgggCACTTTAACCTCACATAGTACAGTTAatcttgtttccttttgtttagAATTGGAACACCTTATAAGAAGTTAGTAGCTGTATTTTACATTAATCTCGATCCTTCTCCAAATCATTCGTCATGTGTTGTGTCATGTGTCATGTGTTGATTAAGGGAGACAACTTAATAAAATTaatctagttttttttaaatgtttgtaggGAAAAAGCTGAAAGTACAGATTGTGACATGCAGTACAAACTGCCTTGCTGACTAGAGGCACAAACATTTACATACAAAGTAATGATTGGCATTAAACCCCCACTGCAGTTAAAATCATTCTATTATTGACAAGGGGCAAGATTTGGGGGAAGAACAGTTGGCGACTTGTCTTCTAGCACCACAGTTGGGCGTTATGTGTTGAGATAAAATTCCTGCATAAAATATAATCATTCAAGTATGCACATGAAAACTAAATATGCTCTGCTCCAGAAAAGCTGGACAACAAACCCGGCCAAAACTTCTGACAGTCATCAAGCAACAAGTTGAAGAAATAAAGGATGACAATGTATACAACTAAAAACAATCTAGCTTTGTCGCCTCACTTACCAAAATGCCTGAGCTGTTGGTCATACTTTTGGAGAAACGTCTTGCATTTGTCCTGATCCATTTCTACAGGTTGATTTTGAACATTGATGATACTCTGGAAGAGAGGGAAGACTTTGACTTACTGC from Centropristis striata isolate RG_2023a ecotype Rhode Island chromosome 19, C.striata_1.0, whole genome shotgun sequence includes the following:
- the cdc37l1 gene encoding hsp90 co-chaperone Cdc37-like 1, with translation MEWLCNHGEESSIDPSSTVNSTSGVYPNQQSPSSHLCDCAMASLCQSQQRCVKASIVSSWRLAEAQDQLCSLGVHSSESLEQERARTLVCPSELTHTEEEWRRKESILGGQEPSRSPVLGAVGSWDVFDKSIINVQNQPVEMDQDKCKTFLQKYDQQLRHFGMLRRWDDSQRFLADMPQLICEETANYLILWCMRLQQEGKEALMEQVAHQAVVMQFILEMASNSQQDPRGCFRQFFHKAKEGQEVYLEVFRTELEAFKHRVKDCAVKSRGDIPNNVEQQKTGTNCRLDPKEALDSLSPVAEYPVKRCLEAGLWTSTGRWTKNEATETDDIRMMETS